The following are encoded together in the Candidatus Omnitrophota bacterium genome:
- a CDS encoding filamentous hemagglutinin N-terminal domain-containing protein, with protein sequence MKSPNLFKKLKRIVAIATIIAFSSNPMCFALPSGYTVRNGEVYITQPDGSTMNIKQMGNKAIIDWMRFCIANGQTVNFLQDSNAIILNRVTGGTISEIFGTLNATGRVWLLNPNGIIFGANSSINAAGFLASTLNMTNESFLDGSYIFTKAANGNGYIVNKGEIVAKDGGYVALLSGSVENQGLVQAKLGKVILASGEKMTVQLDSLGMISVAIDKEISSAIAGENGEEVKDAILNKGVINGDGGTVILTASVLKDIFENAVNNDGLIKATTLQNINGEIYLIANDRVKTTGELNAEGGKITVDAQGADFSGTITASDGEYNMNDGDT encoded by the coding sequence CATCGCTTTCTCTTCTAACCCAATGTGTTTCGCTCTGCCGTCAGGGTACACCGTTCGTAACGGTGAAGTATATATTACCCAGCCGGACGGGTCGACCATGAACATCAAACAGATGGGGAACAAAGCTATCATCGACTGGATGAGGTTTTGTATAGCGAACGGGCAAACCGTGAACTTTCTGCAGGATTCGAACGCTATAATCCTTAATCGGGTTACGGGAGGGACCATATCGGAGATATTCGGTACGCTGAACGCGACCGGTCGGGTATGGCTACTTAACCCCAATGGGATAATATTCGGCGCGAATAGCTCGATCAACGCGGCCGGATTCCTGGCTTCGACCCTTAACATGACCAACGAGAGCTTTCTCGACGGTTCCTATATATTCACGAAAGCCGCGAACGGGAACGGCTACATAGTGAATAAAGGAGAGATCGTCGCGAAAGACGGCGGATATGTGGCCCTTCTTAGCGGCTCTGTAGAGAACCAGGGGCTTGTCCAGGCGAAACTGGGCAAGGTAATACTGGCTTCGGGCGAGAAAATGACCGTTCAGCTCGATAGCCTTGGCATGATCTCCGTAGCGATAGATAAAGAGATATCTTCGGCAATAGCCGGCGAGAACGGTGAAGAAGTGAAAGACGCCATACTCAACAAGGGCGTTATAAACGGCGACGGCGGAACGGTAATACTAACGGCGAGCGTACTCAAGGATATATTCGAGAACGCCGTGAATAATGACGGGCTTATCAAAGCGACCACACTCCAGAATATAAATGGCGAGATATACTTAATCGCGAACGACCGCGTGAAGACAACGGGTGAACTCAACGCCGAAGGCGGGAAGATAACGGTAGACGCGCAAGGCGCAGATTTCTCCGGGACTATCACGGCATCCGATGGCGAATACAACATGAATGACGGTGATACGA